One part of the Brevundimonas subvibrioides ATCC 15264 genome encodes these proteins:
- a CDS encoding heavy metal translocating P-type ATPase has translation MTSATKSGDTAEAHDHATGDGHAHGEGGILGANTELIFALASGAALAVGFGLEKLVPNLPAWLPIALYVVAYGFGGLFTVGEAVANLRQKRFEIDTLMLVAAAGAAALGAWAEGALLLFLFSIGHALEHYAMGRAKRAIEALADLAPRIAHVRRDGQVVELPVEELVVGDTVVVRPNERLPADGFVVVGTTSINQAPVTGESMPVDKQPVPDAAAARERPAQVGSASLVFAGTINGAGAIEIETTRKSSDTTLAKVVRMVSEAETQKSPTQRFTDRFERIFVPVVLGLAFVLLFAWVVVDEPFRDSFYRAMAVLVAASPCALAIATPSAVLSGVARAARAGVLIKGGAPLENLGSLNAIAFDKTGTLTEGRPRITDVMPVRGTTEADLLAIAVAVERLSDHPLADAIARDGSERLGDTALVAATELKSLTGKGVTAQLGGETIWIGKPEMFGADGVAGLDDETTAVAAQLRDQGRTLMVVRRGTRDLGVIGLLDTPRAAAGAALAALRALGVQRMIMISGDHQKAAQAIAEQVGLTEAWGDLMPEDKVDAIKKLRADGKIAMVGDGVNDAPAMATATVGIAMGAAGSDVALETADVALMSDDLSQLPFTVGLSRQTRRIILQNLYVSLGVVAFLVPATILGLGIGPAVALHEGSTLLVVFNALRLLAYRDRTAPTLPTAIPAAPVVARGLSRTSS, from the coding sequence GCTGGCCGTAGGCTTCGGCTTGGAGAAACTCGTTCCTAATCTGCCGGCCTGGTTGCCCATCGCGCTCTATGTGGTCGCCTATGGGTTCGGAGGGCTCTTCACTGTGGGGGAGGCGGTCGCAAACCTTCGTCAGAAGCGCTTCGAGATCGACACCCTGATGCTCGTCGCCGCCGCGGGCGCGGCGGCGCTCGGCGCCTGGGCCGAAGGTGCGCTTTTGCTGTTTCTGTTCAGCATCGGTCATGCCCTTGAGCACTACGCCATGGGGCGGGCAAAACGGGCGATCGAGGCCCTGGCGGATCTGGCGCCCCGGATCGCCCATGTGCGGCGTGACGGGCAGGTCGTCGAACTGCCGGTCGAAGAACTGGTGGTCGGCGACACCGTGGTGGTGCGTCCGAACGAGCGCCTTCCGGCCGACGGCTTCGTCGTGGTGGGAACGACAAGCATCAATCAGGCCCCGGTGACCGGCGAGAGCATGCCGGTGGACAAGCAGCCGGTCCCGGACGCCGCTGCGGCCCGCGAGCGGCCGGCCCAGGTCGGATCTGCGTCCCTCGTCTTCGCGGGCACCATCAACGGCGCCGGTGCGATCGAGATCGAGACCACCCGCAAATCGAGCGACACCACCTTGGCCAAGGTGGTCCGGATGGTGAGCGAGGCCGAGACCCAGAAGTCGCCGACCCAGCGCTTCACGGACAGGTTCGAGCGCATCTTCGTGCCTGTCGTCCTGGGCTTGGCCTTCGTGTTGTTGTTCGCCTGGGTGGTGGTCGATGAGCCGTTCCGCGACAGCTTCTATCGCGCCATGGCCGTCTTGGTCGCCGCCAGCCCTTGCGCGCTCGCCATCGCCACCCCGAGCGCGGTCCTGTCGGGCGTCGCCCGTGCGGCGCGCGCGGGCGTTCTGATCAAGGGCGGCGCGCCGTTGGAGAATCTCGGCTCGCTCAACGCCATCGCCTTCGACAAGACCGGGACCCTGACCGAGGGTCGGCCCCGGATCACCGATGTCATGCCGGTGCGCGGGACGACGGAAGCCGACCTCCTCGCAATCGCGGTCGCCGTCGAGCGGCTCAGCGACCATCCGCTCGCGGACGCGATCGCCCGCGACGGCTCCGAACGGCTGGGCGATACCGCGCTCGTGGCCGCAACCGAGCTCAAGAGCCTGACCGGCAAGGGGGTGACGGCCCAACTCGGCGGCGAGACGATCTGGATCGGCAAGCCCGAGATGTTCGGGGCCGACGGCGTGGCGGGTCTCGACGACGAAACGACGGCCGTCGCCGCGCAACTGCGCGACCAGGGGCGGACCCTGATGGTGGTGCGGCGCGGGACGCGAGACCTCGGTGTCATCGGCCTGCTCGACACGCCGCGCGCTGCGGCCGGGGCCGCGCTCGCGGCGCTCCGGGCCCTCGGCGTCCAGCGCATGATCATGATCTCGGGAGATCACCAGAAGGCCGCCCAGGCCATCGCGGAGCAGGTCGGGCTGACCGAGGCGTGGGGCGATCTCATGCCGGAGGACAAGGTCGACGCCATCAAGAAACTCCGCGCGGACGGCAAGATCGCCATGGTGGGCGACGGCGTGAACGACGCCCCAGCCATGGCAACGGCCACGGTCGGCATCGCCATGGGCGCGGCCGGGTCCGATGTCGCCCTCGAGACCGCGGATGTCGCCCTTATGTCCGACGACCTGTCGCAGTTGCCGTTCACGGTCGGCCTGAGCCGGCAGACCCGCCGGATCATCCTCCAGAACCTCTATGTCAGCCTCGGCGTCGTCGCCTTCCTGGTGCCCGCGACCATCCTCGGTCTTGGCATCGGTCCCGCCGTGGCGCTCCACGAAGGCTCGACCCTGCTGGTGGTGTTCAACGCCCTTCGGCTGCTCGCCTACCGCGACCGAACCGCGCCCACCCTTCCAACCGCAATCCCAGCCGCCCCCGTGGTCGCGCGGGGTCTCTCGAGGACATCGTCATGA
- the copM gene encoding CopM family metallochaperone, whose product MKRFGWISVIAVFLALSAFAFGMISRQTRDVAAAPSAVDARPSDTEASHAGAPEDSPSTRAYREASAQMHQAMSINYTGDADIDFLRGMIAHHEGALAMAKVAVEHGEARDVRNLAVEIIAAQESEIVRMRILLARHEDTPAPGARP is encoded by the coding sequence ATGAAGCGTTTCGGATGGATCTCCGTCATCGCCGTCTTTCTCGCCCTTTCGGCCTTCGCCTTCGGCATGATCTCGCGGCAAACCCGTGACGTCGCTGCGGCGCCGTCGGCGGTGGATGCCCGCCCGAGCGACACCGAAGCAAGTCACGCTGGCGCGCCCGAAGACAGCCCGTCGACCCGCGCCTATCGCGAGGCCAGCGCGCAGATGCATCAGGCCATGAGCATCAACTACACCGGCGACGCCGACATCGACTTCCTGCGCGGAATGATCGCCCATCACGAGGGTGCGCTCGCGATGGCCAAGGTCGCCGTCGAGCATGGCGAAGCCCGCGACGTTCGCAATCTGGCCGTTGAGATTATCGCGGCCCAGGAATCCGAGATTGTCCGGATGAGAATCCTCCTTGCGCGCCATGAGGACACGCCCGCGCCCGGCGCAAGGCCCTGA
- a CDS encoding acyltransferase family protein, with protein sequence MPKAALTEPSPRPVRIARGGWLDALRFIVGALIILYHFREASPVPLPQLHPVFERGYLLTDFFIIDSGYVLARIYGDRFAAGQASLRSYSRQRLLRVVPAHLVVSLILIALVGGAALAGIAPSNPRWFDWSQLSAQVLLVQAYGVPGGQGWNAPTWTLSALIGCYLLLPWISRALWRWPPLVVVIGATVLVLAADVAASLWLGDPIYRLPMRYGILRALPLFLLGVAAAFYGSRVYVGPRLAGAIGVAAAVALVLFQAFGAFSLLSLGLMTVIIWAAGAVPVRSPSRLIEHLALMSFSMFLTNEVSRIVWFGLLDALGQESWSSGVRWALWAVGLVGAFVAAAVFRYGFDRPVQTWLNPPRVNGTAPDPATTPQASGAVVPTEHAG encoded by the coding sequence ATGCCCAAAGCCGCCCTGACCGAGCCGTCGCCTCGCCCCGTCCGGATCGCGCGCGGCGGCTGGCTGGACGCGCTGCGTTTTATCGTCGGGGCGCTGATCATCCTCTACCATTTCCGCGAGGCCTCACCGGTCCCGCTGCCACAGCTGCATCCGGTGTTCGAGCGCGGCTATCTGCTCACCGACTTCTTCATCATCGACTCCGGCTATGTCCTGGCCCGCATCTACGGCGACCGGTTCGCCGCCGGGCAGGCCTCGCTGCGCTCCTATTCGCGCCAGCGGTTGTTGCGGGTCGTCCCGGCCCACCTGGTCGTCAGCCTCATCCTCATCGCTCTCGTCGGCGGCGCCGCCCTGGCGGGGATCGCGCCCAGCAATCCGCGCTGGTTCGACTGGTCGCAGCTGTCCGCGCAGGTGCTGCTGGTCCAGGCCTATGGCGTGCCGGGCGGGCAGGGGTGGAACGCCCCGACCTGGACCCTCTCGGCCCTGATCGGGTGTTATCTCCTGTTGCCCTGGATCAGCCGCGCCCTGTGGCGCTGGCCCCCGCTTGTCGTGGTGATCGGCGCGACGGTCCTAGTCCTCGCCGCTGACGTCGCCGCTTCGCTCTGGCTCGGCGATCCGATCTACCGCCTGCCGATGCGCTACGGCATCCTGCGCGCTCTGCCGCTGTTCCTGCTCGGGGTCGCGGCGGCCTTCTACGGCTCGCGGGTCTATGTCGGGCCGCGCCTGGCCGGAGCGATCGGCGTCGCCGCCGCCGTCGCGCTCGTACTGTTCCAGGCCTTCGGCGCCTTCAGCCTGCTGTCGCTGGGCCTGATGACCGTGATCATCTGGGCCGCCGGCGCCGTGCCGGTGCGCAGTCCTTCACGGCTGATCGAGCATCTGGCCCTGATGTCGTTCTCGATGTTCCTCACCAATGAGGTGAGCCGCATCGTCTGGTTCGGCCTGCTCGACGCCCTGGGACAGGAGTCCTGGTCGTCCGGCGTTCGTTGGGCCCTGTGGGCCGTCGGCTTGGTCGGCGCCTTCGTGGCCGCCGCTGTGTTCCGCTACGGCTTCGACCGTCCGGTCCAGACTTGGCTCAATCCGCCTCGCGTCAACGGGACGGCGCCAGATCCGGCGACGACGCCCCAGGCGTCAGGCGCCGTTGTGCCGACCGAACACGCTGGTTGA
- a CDS encoding DUF411 domain-containing protein yields the protein MNRLSRRLLILGLPLAALAGPALATPPKRMIAYKTPWCGCCGGWIAHMRQAGWTVEVVEREDLAPIRAQHGVPDRLASCHTAVVGAYAIEGHVPAGDVDRLLAKRPAARALSAPGMPAGSPGMEAAGREPYTTVLILNDGSTSVFGRHNGA from the coding sequence ATGAACCGCCTTTCTCGTCGCCTTCTCATCCTCGGCCTGCCTCTGGCCGCCCTCGCGGGCCCGGCCCTCGCCACGCCGCCCAAGCGCATGATCGCGTACAAGACGCCCTGGTGCGGCTGCTGCGGCGGCTGGATCGCGCACATGCGCCAGGCGGGCTGGACCGTAGAGGTCGTCGAGCGCGAGGACCTGGCACCGATCCGGGCCCAGCATGGCGTTCCGGACCGGCTGGCCTCCTGCCACACCGCGGTGGTCGGCGCCTACGCCATCGAGGGCCATGTCCCGGCCGGCGACGTCGATCGATTGCTGGCGAAGCGCCCGGCCGCCCGGGCTCTGAGCGCGCCCGGCATGCCGGCGGGGTCGCCGGGCATGGAGGCCGCCGGACGGGAGCCCTATACGACCGTCCTGATCCTCAACGACGGTTCAACCAGCGTGTTCGGTCGGCACAACGGCGCCTGA
- the dinB gene encoding DNA polymerase IV codes for MSDGPVRKIIHVDMDAFFASVEQRDDPALRGSPVAVGYAAQRGVVAAASYEARVFGVRSAMPSTTALRQCPDLVFVPPRFEVYRAVSKQIQAIFADYTPLVEPLSLDEAYLDVTDNLRGLPTASETAVEIRARILEETGLTASAGISYNKFLAKLASDQRKPNGQFVVPPGRGEAFVEILPVKRFYGVGPVTAAKMSRLGIETGEDLRRQSLALLQQHFGKSGPWYYAISRGEDHRAVNPNRERKSSGSETTFGSDLTDPSAIEAGVLAMTGDVWGWCEKSDAYGRTVTVKVRWADFQQSTRSRSFPEPVTSKDRLEEISLLLVRSLYPPAKGIRLVGVSLSNFKVPAPSASDQLALA; via the coding sequence ATGAGCGACGGGCCGGTTCGCAAGATCATTCACGTCGACATGGACGCCTTCTTCGCGTCCGTCGAACAGCGCGACGATCCCGCTCTGCGCGGCAGCCCGGTGGCCGTGGGCTACGCCGCCCAACGCGGCGTGGTGGCGGCGGCCAGCTATGAGGCGCGGGTCTTCGGCGTGAGGTCGGCCATGCCGTCGACCACGGCCTTGCGGCAGTGCCCGGACCTCGTCTTCGTCCCGCCACGGTTCGAGGTCTACCGCGCCGTCTCGAAACAGATCCAGGCGATCTTCGCTGACTACACGCCTCTGGTGGAGCCGCTGTCCCTGGACGAGGCCTATCTCGACGTCACTGACAACCTGCGCGGCCTGCCGACCGCCTCGGAGACCGCCGTCGAGATCCGCGCCCGCATCCTGGAAGAGACCGGCCTGACAGCGTCGGCGGGGATTTCCTACAACAAGTTCCTAGCCAAGCTGGCCTCAGACCAGCGCAAGCCGAACGGCCAGTTCGTCGTGCCGCCCGGGCGGGGCGAGGCCTTCGTCGAGATCCTGCCGGTGAAACGCTTCTACGGGGTCGGGCCGGTGACGGCCGCCAAGATGAGCCGCTTGGGCATCGAGACCGGCGAGGACCTCCGGCGCCAGTCGCTGGCCTTACTACAGCAGCATTTCGGCAAGTCCGGTCCCTGGTACTACGCCATCTCGCGCGGCGAGGATCATCGCGCGGTTAACCCGAACCGGGAGCGCAAGTCGTCCGGATCGGAAACGACGTTCGGAAGCGACCTGACCGATCCCTCGGCGATTGAGGCCGGTGTCCTCGCCATGACGGGCGATGTCTGGGGCTGGTGCGAGAAGTCGGACGCCTACGGGCGCACGGTGACGGTGAAGGTCAGATGGGCCGACTTTCAGCAGTCCACCCGCAGCCGTTCCTTTCCGGAGCCGGTGACGTCCAAGGATCGGCTGGAAGAGATCAGCCTCCTGCTGGTCCGCTCGCTCTATCCGCCCGCCAAGGGCATCCGCCTGGTCGGCGTCAGCCTGTCCAACTTCAAGGTGCCGGCGCCGTCGGCGTCCGACCAGCTCGCCTTGGCCTGA
- a CDS encoding DUF7662 domain-containing protein gives MTKYAPLASFLRRQKRSEVNLTFREIERIVGGILPKAAAVDGWWRADPSGPLGPQHIAFADAGFIAEPQMRAEIVRFVRKDAAGPVPGTEQAGDRDQAT, from the coding sequence ATGACCAAATATGCGCCCCTCGCATCCTTCCTTCGCCGCCAGAAGCGGTCCGAGGTAAACCTGACGTTCCGGGAAATTGAACGGATCGTGGGTGGCATTCTGCCGAAAGCCGCGGCCGTCGACGGATGGTGGCGAGCGGATCCATCTGGGCCGTTGGGGCCCCAGCACATCGCGTTCGCGGACGCCGGATTCATCGCTGAACCGCAAATGCGAGCCGAGATCGTGCGCTTCGTCCGGAAGGACGCCGCCGGGCCGGTCCCCGGCACAGAGCAGGCCGGCGACCGGGACCAGGCAACCTGA
- a CDS encoding copper resistance CopC family protein, whose product MIRTLVLTAALAFAGAAAAQDPHAGHAGMQHQAPAASNIVTTPADGAMMQGAPERFSATFPHPMILKTVTLTAEGQAPIVVTAPALPAAVTVSVALPRLAPGSYAAAWSAEGPDGHKMSGSTRFMIH is encoded by the coding sequence ATGATCCGCACTCTTGTTCTCACCGCCGCTTTGGCGTTTGCCGGCGCCGCCGCCGCTCAAGACCCGCACGCCGGCCACGCCGGAATGCAACACCAGGCTCCGGCCGCCTCCAACATCGTCACCACCCCGGCCGACGGCGCCATGATGCAAGGCGCACCGGAACGCTTCAGCGCGACTTTCCCGCACCCGATGATCCTGAAGACCGTGACACTCACCGCCGAGGGCCAGGCCCCGATCGTCGTCACCGCGCCCGCCCTGCCCGCCGCCGTGACCGTCAGCGTGGCCTTGCCGCGTCTCGCGCCGGGGAGCTACGCTGCCGCCTGGTCCGCCGAAGGTCCGGACGGCCACAAGATGTCTGGCTCTACCCGCTTCATGATTCACTAG
- a CDS encoding copper resistance protein B — protein sequence MNRLAIALAPIILAASAFSAQAQDPHAGHVMPAPTRPAPEQVAEPQTPARPAAQDPHAGHVMPPAPMPPEADPHAGHETSTMAPAQPDPHAGHDMATIQPAQADPHAGHDMAAMSMGPPDVPTSADDSGRPPETPVPTAALSGPTHAADLVFGAEAMNASRQTLIAENGDVRTTAVIIDRLEAAFGDGDDTYLWDVQGWSGGDINRFWWKSEGEGDFGGDLEEVEIQALYSRAITPFWDVQAGVRQDFRPDGEDTTHLVLGLQGLAPYWFEIDAAAFLSTKGDLTARVEAEYDQRITQRLILQPRLEIDASASDIPELEIGSGLSSIEAGLRLRYELRKEFAPYVGVEWSRALGNTADYIEARGGEAEDTRLVVGLKAWF from the coding sequence ATGAACCGCCTCGCCATCGCCCTCGCCCCCATCATCCTCGCCGCCAGCGCCTTCAGCGCCCAGGCCCAGGACCCGCACGCGGGCCATGTCATGCCGGCGCCGACCCGCCCCGCGCCCGAACAAGTCGCCGAGCCTCAGACTCCCGCCCGGCCGGCAGCACAGGATCCGCACGCGGGTCATGTCATGCCGCCCGCGCCGATGCCGCCCGAAGCCGATCCCCATGCGGGTCACGAGACGTCGACCATGGCGCCCGCGCAGCCTGATCCGCACGCCGGGCACGACATGGCCACGATTCAGCCGGCCCAGGCGGATCCCCATGCCGGGCATGACATGGCGGCGATGAGCATGGGGCCGCCGGATGTCCCGACCAGCGCGGACGATTCCGGTCGACCTCCAGAGACGCCGGTTCCGACCGCCGCCCTGAGCGGCCCGACGCACGCCGCCGACCTGGTCTTCGGCGCAGAGGCGATGAACGCATCACGCCAGACCTTGATTGCCGAGAACGGCGACGTGCGTACCACGGCCGTCATCATCGATCGCCTCGAAGCCGCCTTCGGCGATGGCGACGACACCTACCTTTGGGATGTCCAGGGATGGAGCGGCGGCGACATCAATCGCTTCTGGTGGAAGTCCGAGGGTGAAGGCGACTTCGGCGGTGATCTGGAGGAGGTCGAAATTCAGGCCCTCTACAGCCGCGCCATCACGCCCTTCTGGGATGTGCAGGCCGGTGTGCGCCAAGACTTCCGGCCCGATGGCGAGGACACCACCCATCTGGTCCTGGGTCTCCAGGGACTGGCCCCATACTGGTTCGAGATCGACGCAGCCGCCTTTCTATCCACGAAGGGCGACCTGACCGCCCGCGTCGAGGCCGAGTATGATCAGCGGATCACACAGCGCCTGATCCTTCAGCCGCGCCTCGAAATCGATGCCTCGGCCAGCGATATTCCGGAACTGGAGATCGGCTCGGGTCTCTCTTCGATCGAGGCGGGCCTGAGACTGCGCTACGAACTCCGCAAGGAGTTCGCCCCCTACGTCGGCGTCGAGTGGAGCCGCGCCCTCGGAAACACCGCCGACTACATCGAAGCCCGAGGCGGCGAGGCAGAAGACACCCGGCTCGTTGTCGGCCTCAAGGCCTGGTTCTAA
- a CDS encoding copper resistance system multicopper oxidase, with protein MSIMRLDRRTFLRGAAAGGGLLGLQGLLPAWAQTGSAGLRSELPALVGPNIDLTVGHSPFSVGGRTGHAVTVNGLLPAPLLRLREGQNARFSVTNTLDEDTSIHWHGVLLPFQMDGVPGISFPGIRPRETFVYEFPVKQSGTYWYHSHSGLQEAMGHYGPIVIDPAGADPVAYDREHVLVLSDWSFMHPHEILAKLKKSPGYFNRQRTTLSGLLAGADGMSLEERRMWGQMRMDPRDISDVNGTTYTFLVNGHGPEENWTGLFRPGERVRLRIINASAMSIFNVRIPGLPMTVVQADGENVRPVEVDEFQISVAETYDVIVQPNEDRAYTIVSEAIDRSGMGRATLAPRLGMTAEVPPLREVPTLTMRDMGMGGMDHSGMAGMDHSGMAGMDDGAMSGMDHAAMGQTPAAAPASDMAGMGAMNMRDPDNAPADMAVGVGVDMIAMAPANRLGDRPLGLETVDHRVLVYTDLVSLQPNKDRRPPSRTMEIHLTGNMERFMWGFDGRKFSELVEPIRFERNERVRVTLVNDTMMGHPIHLHGHFFELVTGGPAGHQPLKHTVNVAPGSKVTFDLTADAPGDWAFHCHMLMHMHAGMFNVVTVRPMDGAA; from the coding sequence ATGTCGATCATGCGACTGGACCGACGCACCTTTCTACGCGGCGCCGCGGCGGGAGGCGGCCTGCTCGGTTTGCAAGGCCTACTGCCCGCCTGGGCCCAGACCGGTTCAGCGGGTCTTCGGTCGGAGTTGCCGGCCCTCGTCGGCCCGAACATCGACCTCACGGTTGGCCACTCGCCGTTCTCGGTCGGTGGGCGAACCGGACACGCCGTGACGGTCAACGGCCTGTTGCCGGCGCCGCTGCTGCGCCTTCGCGAAGGTCAGAACGCCCGCTTTTCGGTGACTAACACCTTGGACGAAGACACCTCGATCCACTGGCACGGCGTACTGTTGCCGTTCCAGATGGACGGCGTGCCGGGCATCAGCTTCCCGGGCATCCGGCCACGCGAGACCTTCGTCTATGAGTTTCCCGTCAAGCAGTCGGGCACCTATTGGTATCACAGCCACTCCGGGCTCCAGGAGGCGATGGGCCACTACGGACCGATCGTCATCGACCCGGCCGGCGCCGATCCCGTCGCCTATGACCGCGAGCATGTCCTGGTCCTGTCGGACTGGAGTTTCATGCATCCCCACGAAATCCTAGCGAAACTGAAGAAGAGCCCCGGCTACTTCAATCGCCAGCGGACGACGCTTTCCGGCCTGCTGGCGGGTGCGGACGGCATGAGCCTCGAAGAGCGGCGAATGTGGGGCCAGATGCGGATGGACCCGCGCGACATCTCCGACGTGAACGGCACGACCTACACCTTCCTCGTCAACGGCCATGGCCCGGAAGAAAACTGGACCGGTCTGTTCCGTCCGGGCGAGCGTGTGCGCCTGCGCATCATCAATGCCTCGGCGATGTCGATCTTCAATGTACGGATCCCCGGCCTGCCGATGACCGTCGTTCAGGCCGACGGCGAAAATGTCCGACCCGTCGAGGTCGACGAGTTCCAGATCTCCGTCGCCGAAACCTACGACGTTATCGTCCAGCCCAACGAGGACCGCGCCTACACCATCGTGTCCGAAGCGATCGACCGCTCGGGCATGGGCCGCGCCACGCTCGCCCCGCGCCTGGGCATGACGGCGGAGGTTCCGCCGCTCCGCGAGGTTCCAACCCTGACGATGCGCGACATGGGCATGGGCGGGATGGATCACAGCGGGATGGCGGGCATGGACCATAGCGGCATGGCCGGAATGGACGATGGCGCGATGTCCGGCATGGATCACGCGGCCATGGGGCAGACCCCGGCCGCCGCTCCCGCGTCCGATATGGCGGGCATGGGCGCGATGAATATGCGGGACCCTGACAACGCGCCGGCCGACATGGCGGTGGGCGTGGGCGTCGACATGATCGCCATGGCCCCCGCCAACCGGCTGGGCGATCGCCCCCTCGGCCTGGAAACGGTCGATCACCGGGTGCTGGTCTATACCGATCTGGTTTCGCTCCAGCCGAACAAGGATCGCCGTCCGCCGTCCCGGACGATGGAAATCCATCTGACCGGCAATATGGAACGGTTCATGTGGGGCTTCGACGGCCGCAAATTCAGCGAACTGGTCGAACCGATCCGCTTCGAGCGGAATGAACGGGTCCGCGTCACCCTGGTGAACGACACCATGATGGGGCACCCGATCCATCTGCACGGGCATTTCTTTGAACTCGTTACGGGCGGTCCTGCGGGGCATCAGCCGCTGAAGCACACCGTCAATGTCGCTCCCGGATCAAAAGTGACGTTCGACCTGACCGCCGACGCACCCGGAGACTGGGCCTTCCACTGCCACATGCTGATGCACATGCACGCCGGCATGTTCAACGTGGTGACGGTGCGGCCCATGGACGGAGCCGCCTGA
- a CDS encoding RNA polymerase sigma factor, whose product MDSGAPLETRAAKGDRAAFSALMTATKCDLHRFVRRYVGDDEEAYDLVQETYASAWLAIRRYDPSRSFATWLRSIAVNKCRDWGRKRAVRRVVRGVMGLDAPEALAVGDGATTPEERLDEGRRRTALDRAIADLPDTLKAPLLLTALEGRSHAEVAVIVGATPKAVETRVARARAKLAEALRDH is encoded by the coding sequence GTGGATTCGGGGGCTCCACTCGAAACACGGGCGGCGAAGGGCGACCGGGCCGCCTTCAGCGCGCTGATGACTGCGACGAAGTGCGATCTCCATCGCTTCGTTCGCAGATACGTGGGCGACGACGAAGAGGCCTACGATCTCGTCCAGGAGACCTATGCCTCCGCCTGGCTGGCTATTCGCCGGTATGATCCGAGCCGCAGCTTCGCGACTTGGCTCCGCTCGATCGCCGTCAACAAATGCCGCGACTGGGGCCGCAAGCGTGCGGTTCGCCGGGTGGTCCGCGGCGTTATGGGCCTCGACGCGCCCGAAGCCCTGGCTGTCGGGGACGGGGCGACGACGCCGGAAGAGCGGCTGGATGAAGGACGGCGACGGACGGCGCTGGACCGCGCCATCGCTGATTTGCCTGACACCCTGAAGGCGCCGCTGCTTCTGACTGCGCTCGAGGGCCGCTCCCACGCCGAAGTCGCGGTCATCGTCGGAGCCACTCCCAAGGCGGTCGAGACCCGCGTTGCGAGGGCGCGCGCCAAGCTCGCGGAAGCTCTTCGGGACCACTGA
- a CDS encoding Spy/CpxP family protein refolding chaperone gives MTGGWRSIAITAALAALASGAGTWASTAWLMKRNEAPSLHSIVHDQLDLTEDQETHLEAIEARFASRRGALEAEVRTANRELADAIAVSEGDSPQVQAAVDHFHVAMGGLQKATIAHVFEMRSVLTAEQAQVFDRQVVGALLQDAG, from the coding sequence ATGACGGGGGGGTGGCGGTCCATCGCGATCACGGCGGCGCTCGCCGCCCTCGCCAGCGGCGCAGGGACCTGGGCCAGCACAGCCTGGTTGATGAAGCGGAATGAAGCGCCCAGCCTGCACAGTATCGTCCATGATCAACTTGACCTGACAGAGGACCAAGAAACGCATCTGGAGGCGATCGAAGCCCGCTTCGCCTCGCGCCGAGGCGCGCTCGAAGCCGAAGTCCGGACGGCCAATCGCGAGCTGGCGGATGCGATCGCCGTCAGCGAGGGCGACAGTCCGCAGGTTCAGGCGGCGGTCGATCATTTCCACGTCGCCATGGGCGGTCTCCAGAAGGCCACCATCGCCCATGTGTTTGAGATGCGGTCGGTCCTGACGGCCGAGCAGGCCCAGGTGTTCGACCGGCAGGTCGTCGGAGCCCTCCTGCAAGACGCAGGATAA